One genomic region from Podarcis raffonei isolate rPodRaf1 chromosome Z, rPodRaf1.pri, whole genome shotgun sequence encodes:
- the SLC31A2 gene encoding probable low affinity copper uptake protein 2: MFFYFSDKVVLLFDFWNTHTPAGMVLSVLVIMLLAVLYEFIKVGKAKVLQYTMPPSIASSISQETLREPERASINTGLEQLSSSPKNWFSWHVVQTLLHVVQVVLGYLVMLAVMSYNTWIFLGVIAGSAIGYYIAYPLLSPR, from the exons ATGTTTTTCTATTTCTCGGACAAAGTGGTCCTTCTTTTTGACTTCTGGAACACGCACACCCCAGCAG GGATGGTGCTCTCAGTACTGGTGATCATGCTGCTTGCCGTGTTGTACGAATTCATAAAAGTTGGCAAGGCGAAAGTGCTTCAGTACACAATGCCGCCATCCATTGCCTCCAGCATCAGCCAGGAGACCTTGAGAGAGCCAGAAAGGGCATCTATTAACACGGGCCTGGAACAGCTAAGCAGCTCCCcaaagaa TTGGTTTTCGTGGCATGTCGTCCAGACCCTGCTCCATGTGGTCCAAGTGGTCCTCGGTTACCTGGTGATGCTGGCGGTGATGTCTTACAACACGTGGATCTTCCTGGGAGTGATTGCGGGCTCTGCCATTGGCTACTACATAGCATACCCACTGCTCAGTCCCAGATAG